The following proteins are co-located in the Brevibacillus laterosporus DSM 25 genome:
- the moaC gene encoding cyclic pyranopterin monophosphate synthase MoaC: MSTKDQLTHFNEQNRARMVDISDKDVTRREAVARSRIVMKPETLLRIKEGKISKGDVLAVAQVAGIMAAKKTSDIIPMCHPLALTGVDVTYEYEGEDTIGVWVKVKTTGKTGVEMEALTAASAVTLTVYDMCKAMDKEMIIGPTYLVKKTGGKSGDYERLEG, translated from the coding sequence ATGTCTACAAAAGATCAACTAACACATTTTAATGAACAAAATAGGGCTCGCATGGTAGATATCTCAGATAAAGATGTTACGCGACGTGAGGCGGTAGCTAGAAGCCGGATTGTGATGAAGCCGGAGACCTTGCTACGCATAAAGGAAGGGAAGATCAGTAAAGGGGACGTACTGGCTGTAGCACAAGTAGCGGGCATTATGGCAGCCAAAAAAACCTCAGATATCATTCCAATGTGTCATCCGTTAGCCTTAACGGGCGTAGATGTTACATATGAATACGAGGGTGAGGATACCATTGGGGTATGGGTTAAAGTGAAAACAACAGGTAAAACAGGAGTAGAAATGGAAGCATTGACGGCTGCTAGTGCTGTGACACTCACTGTCTATGATATGTGTAAGGCAATGGATAAGGAAATGATTATTGGTCCTACCTATCTGGTGAAAAAAACGGGTGGCAAGAGTGGGGACTATGAGCGCTTAGAGGGATAG
- the moaD gene encoding molybdopterin converting factor subunit 1, with protein MQVTLLLFAGLAERAGQNNVQIELPDSSTVQDLLDKLPHEYPALKELLSSCFVSVNQEYADHHTIIKENDEVAILPPVSGGEEPRFVITEAPLSVEPLIKLVSHRNCGAILTFIGTVREMTQGQRTVYLSYEAYIPMAIEKLKQVEAEIHERWENIRVAIHHRIGDLQIEEIAVVIAVSSPHRNDSFEAGRYAIERLKQIVPIWKKEIWEDGNEWKGHQLGPWNPITDLDSEKK; from the coding sequence ATGCAGGTTACCCTATTATTATTCGCCGGTTTAGCAGAACGCGCCGGACAAAATAACGTACAGATCGAATTGCCTGATTCCAGTACCGTACAAGATTTACTCGATAAGCTACCCCATGAGTATCCAGCTTTGAAGGAACTGCTATCCAGTTGCTTTGTATCGGTAAATCAAGAATATGCCGATCACCATACTATTATAAAGGAAAACGACGAAGTAGCGATTCTTCCCCCTGTAAGCGGAGGCGAAGAGCCACGTTTTGTAATTACAGAAGCTCCTCTCTCTGTAGAACCGTTAATTAAACTAGTTTCTCACCGTAACTGTGGAGCTATTTTAACTTTTATCGGTACTGTACGTGAAATGACACAGGGTCAGCGTACTGTCTATCTTTCATATGAAGCGTATATTCCAATGGCCATTGAAAAGCTTAAACAAGTGGAGGCAGAAATCCATGAACGCTGGGAAAATATACGTGTTGCCATCCACCATCGAATTGGTGATCTACAGATTGAAGAGATCGCGGTAGTAATTGCTGTTTCATCTCCACATCGTAATGATTCCTTTGAAGCTGGTCGCTATGCGATTGAGCGTTTAAAACAAATCGTCCCTATATGGAAAAAGGAAATATGGGAGGATGGAAACGAGTGGAAGGGTCATCAGCTAGGACCTTGGAATCCAATTACTGACTTGGATAGTGAGAAAAAATAG
- a CDS encoding ThiF family adenylyltransferase, with protein MNEKRYSRQILFTPIGAAGQERLRNSRVVIVGMGALGTVLSNHLVRAGVGFVRFIDRDFVEPSNLQRQMLYDEEDARQHLPKAIAAYEKLSKINSDVALEPIVADVTAFHAEKYLSDVDLILDATDNFQVRYLINDVAVKYNIPWIYGGAVSATGTYTAIRPGETPCLRCLFPEAPKPGTTATCDTAGVIGPIIHVVASYQATEAFKILLQATNAYNPHLEHFDLWNNTHQQVKVLKAKRPDCPTCGQRNFEFLETSPDDELATALCGRDTVQLSPRETTTLDLSQLAERLAPLGTVEQNRFLLRFHIDSYTLVIFPDGRVLVQNTDDIAIARGLFAKFIGN; from the coding sequence ATGAATGAGAAAAGATATTCTAGACAAATCTTATTCACCCCGATCGGTGCAGCTGGACAAGAACGTTTACGCAACAGTCGTGTTGTCATTGTTGGGATGGGAGCGCTGGGAACAGTGCTCTCCAATCACCTAGTACGAGCTGGGGTCGGGTTTGTACGGTTTATAGACCGGGATTTTGTGGAACCAAGCAATTTACAGCGTCAAATGCTGTATGACGAAGAAGATGCAAGACAACACTTGCCGAAAGCGATAGCCGCTTATGAGAAATTATCTAAAATAAACTCAGATGTAGCATTGGAACCCATCGTAGCAGATGTTACTGCTTTTCATGCTGAAAAGTATTTATCAGATGTTGATCTAATTTTAGACGCTACAGATAATTTTCAGGTTCGCTATCTCATTAATGATGTAGCTGTTAAATACAATATCCCTTGGATTTATGGTGGAGCTGTCAGCGCGACTGGAACATATACCGCTATTCGCCCTGGTGAAACGCCCTGCTTACGTTGTCTATTTCCCGAAGCTCCTAAGCCAGGTACAACCGCCACATGTGATACAGCTGGCGTAATTGGCCCAATCATACATGTTGTTGCCTCCTATCAGGCGACAGAAGCTTTTAAAATCCTTTTACAGGCAACAAATGCCTACAATCCTCATCTGGAGCATTTCGATTTATGGAATAATACTCATCAACAAGTCAAAGTCCTCAAGGCAAAACGTCCTGACTGTCCTACTTGTGGACAGCGAAATTTTGAATTTCTGGAGACTAGCCCTGATGATGAGCTAGCTACAGCCTTATGTGGTCGAGATACGGTACAACTGAGTCCTCGTGAAACAACTACACTTGATTTATCTCAACTAGCAGAACGGCTCGCTCCCTTAGGGACAGTGGAACAGAATCGTTTCTTACTGCGATTCCACATCGACTCCTACACTCTAGTAATTTTCCCAGACGGGCGTGTGCTCGTTCAAAATACAGACGATATTGCCATTGCACGTGGCTTATTCGCCAAATTTATCGGTAATTAG
- the acnA gene encoding aconitate hydratase AcnA, whose product MAFQDEYKVKSSMQVGDKTYKYYRLQGLEDQGIGEVSKLPFSIKILLEAAVRQFDNRAITKEHVTSLANWTKGRDSNQEVPLMPARIVLQDFTGVPAVVDLAAMRVAMKNNGGNPRRINPLVPVDLVIDHSVMVDSFGSADSLATNMDLEFERNEERYRFLRWAQTAFDNFRVVPPATGIVHQVNLEYLASVVANREVNGETFAYPDSLVGTDSHTTMINGLGVLGWGVGGIEAEAGMLGQPLYFVTPEVVGFKLTGTLKEGSTATDLALTITQMLRKKGVVGKFVEFYGSGLSSISLADRATVANMAPEYGATMGFFPVDHLTLDYMRQTGRSEDLIKLVETYTKAQGLFRTDDTEEPVYSETLSLDLSTVVPSLAGPKRPQDRIELTNMKESFNSIIRTPIEKGGFGLSDEKISTSAEVTYTNGEKAELKTGSVVIAAITSCTNTSNPSVMLSAGIVAKKAVERGLTKPAFVKSSLAPGSRVAAQYLEDAGLIDSLNKIGFNIVGFGCTTCIGNSGPLPVETSQAIADNDLTVAAVLSGNRNFEGRIHAQVKANYLASPPLVIAYALAGTVNIDLTTEPIGIGNDGKPVYLKDIWPTPAELDEAMKKATNPDLFRAEYEHVFTANERWNKIDAPTGDLYEWDSKSTYIQEPPFFKNLEKEAGHIGEIKGARTLALLGDSVTTDHISPAGNITPTSPAGVYLQANGVERKDFNSYGARRGSHDVMMRGTFANIRIRNQVAPGTEGGVTKYLPTDEVMSIYDASMKYQADNKNLVVIAGKEYGTGSSRDWAAKGTFLLGVKAVIAESFERIHRSNLVGMGVLPLQFLEGTNWHTLGLTGRETFDIIGLSDNVQPSQLLKVVGTREDGSTFEFETIARLDSTVDIDYYRNSGILQTVLRQLFNESK is encoded by the coding sequence TTGGCTTTTCAAGATGAGTACAAAGTAAAATCGTCCATGCAAGTAGGTGACAAAACCTACAAGTACTATCGTTTGCAAGGTTTGGAAGATCAAGGAATCGGTGAGGTATCTAAATTACCTTTCTCCATTAAAATCTTGTTGGAAGCTGCAGTTCGCCAATTTGATAATCGTGCAATAACAAAGGAGCATGTTACATCTCTCGCAAACTGGACGAAGGGCCGTGACAGTAATCAAGAGGTTCCACTAATGCCTGCTCGTATCGTTCTTCAAGACTTTACCGGTGTACCTGCGGTTGTAGACTTGGCTGCTATGCGTGTGGCAATGAAAAACAATGGTGGAAATCCTCGCCGTATCAACCCACTTGTCCCAGTGGATTTGGTAATTGACCACTCCGTTATGGTTGACTCATTCGGTTCAGCAGATTCTTTGGCAACAAACATGGATTTAGAATTTGAACGCAATGAGGAGCGTTACCGCTTCCTACGTTGGGCACAAACGGCATTTGATAATTTCCGCGTCGTGCCACCTGCTACAGGTATTGTTCACCAGGTTAACCTTGAGTACTTAGCATCTGTTGTTGCTAATCGCGAAGTGAATGGCGAAACATTTGCTTATCCAGATTCCTTGGTAGGTACGGATTCTCATACTACAATGATCAATGGATTAGGCGTACTTGGTTGGGGTGTCGGCGGTATCGAGGCAGAAGCTGGTATGCTTGGACAACCGCTTTACTTCGTTACTCCTGAGGTCGTTGGTTTTAAATTGACTGGTACTTTAAAAGAAGGATCTACCGCAACTGATCTAGCTCTTACCATCACACAAATGCTTCGTAAAAAAGGCGTTGTAGGTAAGTTCGTTGAATTCTATGGTTCCGGTCTATCTAGTATTTCTCTTGCTGACCGTGCAACCGTTGCCAATATGGCTCCAGAGTATGGTGCAACAATGGGCTTCTTCCCAGTTGACCATCTGACTCTAGATTATATGCGTCAAACAGGTCGCAGCGAAGATCTGATCAAACTAGTTGAAACATATACCAAAGCCCAGGGCTTATTCCGCACAGATGACACAGAAGAGCCTGTTTATTCCGAAACGCTCTCTCTTGACTTGTCTACAGTAGTACCAAGCCTTGCTGGACCAAAACGTCCACAAGACCGTATTGAACTAACTAATATGAAAGAATCCTTTAACTCCATCATCCGCACTCCGATTGAAAAAGGTGGTTTCGGACTAAGTGATGAGAAGATCTCTACTTCTGCTGAAGTTACCTACACAAACGGGGAAAAGGCTGAATTGAAAACAGGTTCCGTGGTGATTGCTGCGATTACTTCCTGTACAAATACGTCTAACCCTAGCGTAATGCTATCTGCTGGTATCGTAGCGAAAAAAGCGGTAGAACGTGGCTTAACCAAACCAGCTTTCGTTAAGAGCTCTTTGGCACCTGGTTCTCGCGTAGCAGCTCAATACTTAGAAGATGCGGGGCTAATCGATTCTTTAAATAAAATTGGCTTTAATATTGTAGGCTTTGGTTGCACCACCTGCATTGGTAACTCTGGTCCATTGCCTGTGGAGACCAGCCAGGCTATTGCTGATAACGATCTAACGGTAGCGGCTGTACTATCTGGTAACCGCAACTTTGAAGGTCGTATTCATGCTCAGGTGAAAGCGAACTACTTAGCATCACCTCCATTGGTTATCGCCTACGCATTAGCTGGTACAGTAAATATCGACTTAACCACAGAGCCTATCGGTATTGGCAACGACGGTAAGCCTGTATATCTAAAGGATATCTGGCCAACTCCAGCTGAACTGGATGAAGCTATGAAAAAAGCAACGAATCCAGACCTGTTCCGTGCTGAGTACGAGCATGTATTTACAGCAAATGAACGCTGGAATAAAATTGACGCTCCTACTGGAGATCTATATGAGTGGGATAGCAAGTCTACCTACATTCAGGAGCCTCCATTCTTTAAAAATCTTGAAAAAGAAGCTGGTCATATCGGAGAAATCAAAGGTGCTCGCACTTTAGCACTCCTTGGTGATTCCGTAACAACCGACCATATCTCTCCAGCTGGTAACATCACACCGACTAGCCCTGCTGGTGTCTATCTGCAAGCAAACGGTGTAGAACGTAAAGACTTTAACTCCTATGGTGCTCGTCGTGGCTCTCATGACGTCATGATGCGTGGTACGTTTGCCAACATCCGTATTCGTAACCAAGTAGCTCCAGGTACAGAAGGTGGAGTAACGAAATATCTTCCTACCGATGAAGTGATGTCAATCTATGATGCATCTATGAAATATCAAGCAGACAATAAAAACCTGGTGGTTATTGCTGGTAAAGAATATGGTACTGGAAGCTCCCGTGACTGGGCTGCGAAAGGTACATTCCTGTTAGGTGTCAAAGCTGTTATCGCTGAAAGCTTTGAGCGTATTCACCGCTCTAACTTGGTAGGTATGGGAGTCCTTCCGCTTCAATTCTTGGAAGGTACTAACTGGCATACGCTTGGATTAACAGGTCGTGAAACCTTTGATATTATTGGTCTAAGCGATAATGTTCAACCAAGTCAGCTTTTGAAAGTTGTAGGTACTCGCGAAGATGGCTCTACATTTGAATTCGAAACCATCGCTCGTCTAGATAGTACAGTTGATATCGACTACTATCGAAATAGTGGTATCCTTCAAACAGTTCTTCGCCAATTGTTTAACGAAAGCAAGTAA
- the rsgA gene encoding ribosome small subunit-dependent GTPase A → MDLKTLGWNQYFEQHFASYSDPTFIVGRVTLEHKRIYRVMTEGGELLAEISGKMRYQAFDREDYPAIGDWVVMQPRWKEQKATIHAILPRQSKFSRKAAGNALEEQIVAANVNTVFLVNALNQDFNLRRIERYLLVTWESGATPVIVLSKADLCEDVESKIAEVESVAFGVPIYAISSIAHQGLEQILPYVQTGQTVALLGSSGVGKSSLVNALSNQQLQVVQEVRSGDDRGKHTTTHRELFLLPSGGLMIDTPGMRELQLWDSNEGLADTFKDIEELAERCRFYDCKHTTEPGCAIQTALEDGSLTDKRYQNYEKLQRELAFLARKENRQAQTAEKNRWKKITKSMRDAPKKR, encoded by the coding sequence TTGGATCTCAAAACATTAGGCTGGAATCAATATTTTGAACAACATTTTGCATCATATTCTGATCCTACATTTATTGTGGGCCGGGTTACATTAGAACATAAACGTATCTATCGCGTCATGACTGAAGGTGGCGAACTACTCGCTGAAATTAGTGGAAAAATGCGGTATCAAGCTTTTGATCGAGAAGATTATCCAGCAATAGGAGATTGGGTCGTAATGCAACCTCGCTGGAAAGAGCAAAAAGCTACGATTCATGCTATTTTACCACGACAAAGTAAGTTTTCACGTAAAGCGGCTGGTAATGCTCTCGAAGAACAGATCGTAGCAGCCAACGTAAATACCGTATTTTTAGTTAATGCTCTTAATCAAGATTTTAATCTACGTCGTATTGAGCGTTATCTGCTAGTCACATGGGAATCTGGAGCTACTCCTGTTATTGTGCTTAGCAAAGCCGATCTATGTGAGGATGTTGAGAGCAAGATCGCTGAAGTGGAATCCGTAGCATTTGGGGTACCGATTTATGCGATTAGCTCTATAGCTCATCAAGGATTGGAGCAGATTCTTCCCTATGTTCAAACTGGGCAAACAGTTGCCTTACTTGGATCATCTGGGGTTGGAAAGTCCTCATTAGTCAATGCATTAAGCAATCAACAGCTCCAGGTTGTACAGGAAGTCCGTAGCGGTGATGATCGAGGAAAGCATACGACCACCCACCGAGAGTTGTTCTTGTTACCTTCTGGAGGGCTAATGATTGATACTCCAGGGATGCGTGAACTCCAACTTTGGGATTCCAATGAAGGTTTAGCAGATACCTTTAAAGATATAGAGGAGCTGGCAGAACGCTGTCGCTTCTACGATTGCAAGCATACAACAGAACCAGGATGCGCCATTCAAACTGCGCTAGAGGATGGATCGCTCACAGACAAGCGTTATCAAAACTATGAAAAGCTACAACGCGAGCTAGCCTTTCTAGCACGTAAGGAGAACAGACAAGCACAAACTGCCGAAAAGAATCGCTGGAAGAAGATAACGAAATCTATGCGTGATGCGCCTAAAAAGCGATAG
- a CDS encoding IclR family transcriptional regulator: MEEPKATVRSVERALDVLLCFTDATELGLSEIASRISLHKSTVHRLLAALESKGFLQRNVQTEKYRLGFRVWELSANLTREDDPAVILLPEMEKLRDLLGETVSLYVIDGLERIRIQAVQSNQPIRRVAPVGAKMSLTVGASSKVLVAFADQRLLQELLMAPNWPDSVEKHQYQEQLEQIKQVGFATSSEEREVGAAAVSAPIYDKQGKVFAALSVSGPSSRLTEEKMKEIAAPIMHAAFRMGKMLV; this comes from the coding sequence ATGGAAGAACCCAAGGCAACCGTTCGTAGCGTAGAAAGGGCGTTAGATGTCCTACTTTGTTTTACGGATGCAACGGAATTAGGATTAAGTGAAATCGCTTCTCGGATTAGTTTGCATAAAAGTACTGTACATCGGTTGCTGGCCGCACTTGAAAGCAAGGGATTTTTACAACGCAACGTTCAAACTGAAAAGTACCGTTTGGGATTTCGAGTATGGGAATTATCAGCTAATTTGACCCGTGAGGATGATCCAGCAGTTATTTTATTGCCAGAGATGGAGAAGCTTCGCGATCTATTAGGAGAAACGGTGAGCTTGTATGTCATAGACGGGCTAGAACGAATTCGCATTCAGGCAGTTCAAAGCAACCAACCGATTAGAAGAGTTGCTCCTGTGGGGGCTAAAATGTCGTTGACGGTAGGAGCCTCCAGTAAGGTGCTGGTGGCGTTTGCTGATCAGAGATTGTTACAAGAACTATTAATGGCTCCAAATTGGCCTGATTCGGTAGAGAAGCATCAATACCAAGAGCAGCTAGAGCAGATTAAGCAAGTCGGATTTGCCACCAGTAGTGAAGAACGGGAGGTAGGGGCGGCAGCTGTATCTGCCCCCATTTATGACAAGCAGGGAAAAGTATTTGCCGCTTTGTCTGTTTCGGGGCCGTCCAGCCGATTAACAGAAGAGAAGATGAAGGAAATTGCTGCACCCATCATGCATGCGGCATTTCGAATGGGCAAAATGCTTGTGTAG
- a CDS encoding DNA translocase FtsK — protein MASLFDRLKKFWQEMMEVEVEVEVNEQGDNREAKHVPIDEEQPIEFVSRQARQTSSTKARTKNIYPRNHNEQELNEFMERTRPRFFRFPVVSDGEFEKQRKSKRHLTDMASDKMPSQYQRNQQKSEQGLWDSRESKNNTDYLFTQQERIVSESEGRQRWKEDSLEQPITDSYSRRGQQKEPDSRYSRPAQATYQEGHTASSTLKEDYNQSEPYRPKKPFAPTELFSPIYGKIKEGDNTVKSEQVRQARINEDGQIVIVTVGESVQEENHQEQEKLEIDSLREQAAALAAQRLQAARQGRMPELSVKEEVQRTEPKASEAVVKPEVIEQAQPEASEAAVQPEIIEHAQSEAPEVAVKTEVMEQAQSEAPEVAVKPEVIEQAQSEASQVAVKPEIIEQAQSEAPEVAVKPEVIEQAQPEASEIAVKPEVIEQAQSEASQVAVKPEVMEQAERYKPAVSNELVDIEQQEHVHDFSIPGTERKVEEKKPILPIPFSYVAAGEGRTTDEVEIAGAEQAQSVEELKTPTSYSAQTEEPVFQSSYSAESELVGQVTQRVSPYTSQNQSEQLASESEDLSEEWPMYEFPTTALLTPTVALNEDDYEHTLEQKKLLEETLSNFNVNANVVNIVKGPSVTRFELQPAPGVKVNKITGLSDDIKLNLAAKDIRIEAPIPGRNAVGIEVPNSKSEPVFIRRILESDKFKNHPSPLAIALGMDIGGEPIVADIKKMPHGLVAGSTGSGKSVCINSIIISLLFKSTPEQVRLLLIDPKMVELAPYNNLPHLVTPVVTDAKQATASLKWAVEEMEKRYTLFVEAGVRDIERYNQTTEDELPYIVIIIDELADLMMVSPQDVEDCIIRIAQKARACGIHLLLATQRPSVDIITGNIKANVPTRLAFAVFSQIDSRTILDQSGAERLLGRGDMLFLESGTAPIRLQGNYVNDDEIDAVTSVIKKQRKPEYIFTREELEAQVSSIEMGDDPLFHEALVFVAEQGQASASSLQRRFRIGYNRAARLIEMMEASGYVAGQNGGKPRTVLITAEDAQALGEGSNLF, from the coding sequence ATGGCTAGTTTGTTTGATCGTCTAAAGAAATTTTGGCAAGAGATGATGGAAGTAGAGGTAGAAGTAGAGGTAAATGAGCAGGGCGATAATCGGGAAGCTAAACACGTTCCTATAGATGAAGAGCAACCGATAGAATTTGTTAGCCGTCAAGCGAGGCAGACTTCTTCTACGAAAGCGCGCACCAAAAATATTTACCCACGCAATCATAACGAGCAGGAGCTAAACGAGTTCATGGAAAGAACGCGTCCACGGTTCTTCCGGTTTCCTGTAGTATCAGACGGTGAATTTGAAAAACAGAGGAAAAGCAAAAGGCATTTGACTGATATGGCTTCTGATAAAATGCCATCGCAGTATCAACGAAATCAACAAAAAAGTGAACAGGGCCTGTGGGATTCAAGAGAAAGTAAGAACAATACAGATTATCTTTTCACGCAACAGGAACGAATTGTTTCTGAGTCAGAAGGTCGTCAGAGATGGAAAGAAGATTCTTTAGAACAACCTATTACAGATAGCTACTCGCGCCGAGGGCAACAGAAGGAACCAGATTCTCGATACAGTAGACCTGCTCAAGCTACTTATCAAGAGGGGCATACGGCTAGCTCTACTTTAAAGGAAGATTATAATCAGTCTGAGCCATACAGACCCAAAAAACCTTTTGCACCCACAGAGCTGTTCTCTCCGATCTACGGGAAGATTAAAGAGGGAGATAACACAGTTAAAAGTGAGCAGGTTCGACAAGCTCGAATTAACGAAGACGGGCAGATCGTGATTGTAACGGTGGGAGAATCGGTTCAGGAGGAAAACCACCAGGAGCAAGAAAAGCTAGAAATCGATTCTTTGAGAGAGCAGGCTGCTGCTTTGGCAGCTCAACGATTACAAGCAGCAAGGCAAGGGAGAATGCCTGAGCTAAGCGTAAAAGAGGAAGTACAGCGTACAGAGCCAAAAGCGTCAGAGGCTGTTGTTAAACCAGAGGTAATAGAGCAAGCTCAGCCAGAAGCGTCAGAAGCTGCTGTTCAACCAGAGATAATAGAGCATGCTCAGTCAGAAGCGCCAGAGGTTGCTGTTAAAACAGAGGTCATGGAGCAAGCTCAGTCAGAAGCGCCAGAGGTTGCGGTTAAGCCAGAGGTAATAGAGCAAGCTCAGTCAGAAGCGTCACAGGTTGCTGTTAAGCCAGAGATAATAGAGCAAGCTCAGTCAGAAGCACCAGAGGTTGCGGTTAAGCCAGAGGTAATAGAGCAAGCTCAGCCAGAAGCGTCAGAGATTGCTGTTAAACCAGAGGTAATAGAGCAAGCTCAGTCAGAAGCGTCACAGGTTGCTGTTAAACCAGAGGTAATGGAGCAGGCTGAGCGATATAAGCCAGCTGTCTCTAACGAACTCGTAGATATAGAGCAACAGGAGCATGTACACGACTTTTCAATACCGGGCACGGAGAGAAAGGTAGAGGAAAAGAAACCAATCTTACCTATTCCCTTTTCCTATGTGGCAGCGGGAGAGGGCAGAACCACTGATGAAGTAGAGATAGCTGGAGCGGAACAGGCACAATCTGTGGAAGAGCTGAAAACACCAACATCATACTCTGCCCAGACCGAAGAACCTGTTTTTCAATCATCGTACTCAGCAGAGTCAGAGCTAGTAGGGCAAGTAACGCAAAGAGTATCCCCCTATACTAGTCAAAATCAATCGGAACAGCTTGCATCTGAGAGTGAGGACTTGTCCGAAGAATGGCCAATGTATGAATTTCCGACGACCGCTCTATTAACTCCTACTGTGGCTTTAAATGAAGATGATTACGAACACACATTGGAGCAAAAGAAATTACTAGAGGAAACCCTCAGTAACTTTAATGTAAATGCAAATGTAGTAAATATAGTCAAAGGTCCATCAGTAACACGCTTTGAGTTACAGCCAGCACCTGGAGTTAAAGTAAATAAAATTACTGGTCTCTCGGATGATATAAAATTAAATTTAGCTGCTAAGGATATTCGGATAGAAGCTCCGATTCCTGGACGAAATGCGGTCGGTATTGAGGTTCCGAATAGTAAAAGTGAGCCTGTATTTATTCGCCGGATACTGGAATCTGACAAATTTAAGAACCATCCTTCGCCACTCGCTATAGCACTAGGGATGGATATTGGTGGAGAGCCAATCGTAGCTGATATTAAAAAGATGCCACACGGCTTAGTGGCAGGGTCTACTGGATCAGGTAAAAGTGTTTGTATCAATTCGATTATTATTAGTTTGTTATTTAAGTCTACACCAGAACAAGTACGATTATTGCTTATCGATCCGAAAATGGTAGAATTGGCACCTTATAATAATCTGCCGCATTTGGTTACTCCAGTTGTTACAGATGCTAAACAAGCAACTGCTTCTCTCAAATGGGCTGTGGAAGAGATGGAAAAACGTTATACTCTTTTCGTCGAGGCTGGTGTTCGGGATATTGAACGCTACAACCAAACGACAGAGGATGAATTGCCGTATATTGTCATTATTATAGATGAGCTGGCCGACTTGATGATGGTCTCACCGCAGGATGTTGAAGACTGTATTATCCGTATTGCCCAAAAGGCACGAGCTTGTGGTATTCATTTATTGCTGGCTACGCAACGTCCATCTGTAGATATCATCACTGGAAATATCAAAGCTAACGTTCCGACACGCCTTGCTTTTGCTGTTTTCTCTCAAATTGATTCTCGTACGATTTTGGATCAGAGTGGAGCAGAACGATTGCTTGGAAGAGGGGACATGCTCTTTTTGGAAAGTGGAACGGCTCCGATTCGTTTGCAAGGAAATTATGTAAATGATGACGAAATTGATGCAGTGACATCTGTAATCAAGAAACAACGTAAGCCCGAATATATTTTTACTAGGGAAGAATTAGAGGCACAAGTCTCATCAATTGAGATGGGAGATGACCCACTGTTCCATGAAGCCCTCGTATTTGTAGCCGAACAAGGGCAGGCATCGGCATCAAGTTTACAACGTAGATTCCGTATCGGATATAATCGTGCTGCTCGTTTAATTGAAATGATGGAGGCTAGCGGTTACGTTGCAGGACAAAATGGAGGTAAGCCCCGTACGGTATTAATTACGGCAGAGGATGCCCAAGCGTTAGGGGAAGGAAGTAATTTATTTTAG
- a CDS encoding helix-turn-helix domain-containing protein yields the protein MHKKWSAQEKLAVLQEIERSQIGLAAAAKMYGIGKTTLIEWRDRYELNGFEGLEHRICNRSYSADLKIQAVKDYLSGALSQSQIIRKYKIACRTQLRRWIQKYNDHSSLTSYYGGAKAMTKGRATTWQERIDIVQYCLAHNYDYQKTVSQYQVSYQQVYQWVKKYENGGQDALQDGRGRKKPEEELTEADRHKLAMKKLEYENERLRAEVAFLKKLQEFQRRRT from the coding sequence ATGCATAAAAAATGGAGTGCGCAAGAGAAATTGGCGGTGTTACAGGAAATTGAAAGAAGCCAAATAGGATTGGCGGCTGCCGCCAAAATGTATGGTATCGGAAAAACAACATTGATCGAATGGAGAGATCGTTATGAGTTAAACGGATTTGAAGGGTTGGAACATCGAATCTGTAACAGAAGTTACTCTGCGGATCTCAAGATCCAAGCGGTTAAAGATTATCTATCTGGGGCATTATCTCAAAGTCAAATCATCCGAAAGTACAAAATTGCTTGCCGAACCCAACTCCGTCGTTGGATTCAGAAGTATAATGATCATAGCAGCTTAACATCGTATTATGGGGGAGCAAAAGCTATGACAAAGGGTCGGGCTACAACATGGCAGGAACGGATAGATATTGTTCAGTATTGTCTTGCACATAACTATGACTATCAGAAGACCGTGAGCCAGTATCAGGTCTCTTATCAGCAAGTATACCAGTGGGTTAAAAAGTATGAGAATGGCGGTCAAGATGCGTTACAGGATGGTAGGGGGCGTAAGAAACCGGAGGAAGAACTAACTGAAGCGGATCGGCATAAGCTCGCCATGAAGAAGCTGGAATATGAAAATGAGCGCCTTCGCGCGGAGGTTGCTTTCTTAAAAAAGTTACAGGAGTTCCAAAGGAGGCGAACTTAG